In Gossypium arboreum isolate Shixiya-1 chromosome 5, ASM2569848v2, whole genome shotgun sequence, a single genomic region encodes these proteins:
- the LOC108451521 gene encoding uncharacterized mitochondrial protein AtMg00860-like has product MPFGLTNAPATFMDLMNRIFQSYLDQLVVVFIDDILVVFLGHVVSADGIKVDPKKIEAIIQWKAPKNVSEVHSFLSLTGYYRRFVNGFSKIALSMTKLLHKNVPFTWDDQCQKSFETLKQMLTEALVLTLLESGKDFVVVMLL; this is encoded by the exons atgccgtttgggttgaccaACGCCCCAGCtactttcatggatctgatgaatcgcaTTTTCCAGTCGTATTTAGATCAGTTAgtggtggtttttattgatgacatattg GTGGTATTTTTAGGACATGTAGTATCTGCTGATGGGATTAAAGTTGATCCGAAGAAAATCGAAGCAATTATCCAGTGGAAGGCACCAAAGAATGTATCGGAGGTGCATAGTTTTCTCAGTTTAACTGGGTATTACaggaggtttgtaaatggattctcgaaGATAGCACTATCAATGACTAAACTACTACATAAGAATGTTCCTTTTACCTGGGATGATCAGTGCCAGAAGAGTTTTGAGACTTTGAAGCAAATGTTGACAGAAGCACTGGTATTAACATTACTAGAGTCAGGGAAAGATTTTGTTGTAGTGATGCTTCTCTGa